The following are encoded in a window of Bacteroidia bacterium genomic DNA:
- a CDS encoding MotA/TolQ/ExbB proton channel family protein, with protein sequence MKKAFFLILVGALMFAQPLKTFAEETNTTTEQTDSTDETTAQTDSAQAPETVIENETVQPEEEKSGNQFIKEKFIEGDPFYMSLVLFCLIFGMAVAIERIIVLFLSSINTKKFVEEIETILINQGAEAAKEKCRNTRGPIASIFYQGVDRIDEGIENVEKAVVSYGSVKVGELERGLTWLALFIALAPMLGFLGTVVGMILAFDDIEREGDMSPALVARGIKVALLTTVAGLIVAIILQIFYNIIMSKIETISNEMEDASISLVDILIKNKLAK encoded by the coding sequence ATGAAAAAAGCATTTTTCCTGATTTTGGTTGGAGCATTAATGTTTGCACAACCTTTAAAGACTTTCGCAGAAGAAACAAATACAACAACTGAGCAAACAGATTCTACGGATGAAACTACAGCTCAAACTGATTCTGCACAAGCACCAGAAACTGTAATTGAAAATGAAACTGTTCAACCTGAAGAAGAGAAGAGCGGAAATCAGTTCATTAAAGAGAAGTTTATAGAAGGAGACCCTTTCTATATGAGTTTGGTGTTGTTCTGTCTTATCTTCGGTATGGCAGTGGCAATTGAAAGAATTATTGTTCTTTTCCTTTCTTCTATCAATACCAAAAAATTTGTTGAAGAAATTGAAACTATCCTTATTAATCAAGGTGCAGAAGCAGCTAAAGAAAAATGCAGAAATACAAGAGGTCCTATTGCAAGTATCTTCTATCAAGGTGTGGATAGGATTGATGAAGGGATTGAGAATGTTGAGAAAGCAGTTGTTTCTTACGGCTCAGTAAAAGTAGGTGAGTTAGAAAGAGGTTTGACTTGGCTTGCTTTATTTATCGCACTTGCCCCCATGCTTGGTTTCTTGGGTACAGTTGTGGGTATGATTCTAGCATTTGATGATATCGAGAGAGAAGGGGATATGTCTCCTGCATTGGTAGCACGCGGTATTAAAGTTGCTTTGTTAACTACTGTTGCCGGTCTTATTGTTGCAATTATCTTACAGATTTTTTATAATATCATTATGTCTAAAATTGAGACAATCAGCAATGAAATGGAAGATGCGTCAATTTCATTAGTTGATATTCTTATCAAGAATAAACTTGCTAAATAA
- a CDS encoding biopolymer transporter ExbD: MSKFRKDDSKGTPKISTASLPDIVFMLLFFFMTATKMKDADLKVKIATPTATEVVKLEDKTLTSFIYIGVPNPRFAELYGTSPRIQLNDAIIKDVKEIPAWIEMRRTMQPEYNRSKIIISLKADRDVKMGIITDVKQQLREANALKLNYSTHQGHIDYSGR; this comes from the coding sequence ATGTCAAAATTTAGAAAAGACGATAGCAAAGGAACCCCAAAGATTAGCACAGCTTCATTGCCTGATATTGTTTTCATGCTCCTATTCTTCTTTATGACTGCAACTAAAATGAAGGATGCAGATTTAAAAGTTAAAATAGCTACCCCAACTGCAACAGAAGTTGTGAAATTAGAAGATAAAACACTTACCAGCTTTATTTACATTGGTGTTCCTAATCCACGCTTTGCCGAATTGTATGGAACTTCTCCTCGTATCCAATTGAATGATGCAATCATTAAGGATGTAAAAGAAATTCCTGCTTGGATTGAGATGAGGAGAACAATGCAACCTGAGTATAACAGAAGTAAAATTATTATCTCTCTAAAGGCTGATAGGGATGTGAAGATGGGAATTATTACGGATGTTAAACAACAACTCAGAGAAGCAAATGCACTCAAATTGAATTATTCTACCCACCAAGGTCATATTGATTATTCAGGTAGATAA
- a CDS encoding biopolymer transporter ExbD — translation MSKKELPEINAASMADMAFLLLVFFLFTTTIDSDKGLQILLPPKVENEQAVAHPKKRNVLNVLVNGRDQLLVRGEVIELKDLTELVKRHVGNFGADPNFSENPKKAIISIKNDRGTSYEMYIKVQNELKRGYNELRNEEAMAVYGRAYSDLNEAQQESISKKFPQKISEAEPENVFGEE, via the coding sequence ATGAGTAAAAAAGAACTTCCGGAAATTAATGCTGCATCCATGGCAGACATGGCGTTCTTGTTGCTGGTATTCTTTCTGTTTACCACTACCATTGATTCTGATAAAGGGCTGCAGATTCTTTTGCCTCCTAAAGTTGAAAATGAACAAGCAGTTGCGCACCCCAAAAAGCGTAATGTGTTGAATGTATTAGTCAATGGAAGAGACCAATTGTTAGTTCGCGGAGAGGTTATAGAATTAAAGGACTTGACTGAATTGGTGAAAAGACATGTTGGAAACTTTGGTGCAGACCCTAATTTTAGTGAAAACCCCAAAAAGGCTATTATCTCAATCAAGAATGATAGAGGTACTTCCTATGAAATGTATATCAAAGTTCAAAATGAACTCAAGAGAGGATATAATGAACTGAGAAATGAAGAAGCAATGGCAGTATATGGACGCGCATACAGTGATTTGAATGAAGCACAACAAGAGTCTATTTCAAAGAAATTCCCTCAAAAGATTTCAGAAGCAGAACCCGAAAATGTGTTTGGTGAGGAGTAA